A window of Hugenholtzia roseola DSM 9546 contains these coding sequences:
- a CDS encoding DUF1361 domain-containing protein, with amino-acid sequence MALKNKIKYYWLTLLLTGLPALLLLWLRNMLVGNQIYNFLLWNLFLGIIPLVVISAVAYGQGKIGRVFFWFGMGLWLLFYPNAPYMITDLIHINSSSPIVVYDALLIFILAMLSTFAGFYSLSVALDLIQSRSGKNSKVFSWIVLLFSIFMSSLGIYLGRVLRLNSWDIFSKPIQTFVLIIDHLFPISKNPTTYSMIFLFSFLQILLLLWASAPLLQNFFVQDAQKS; translated from the coding sequence ATGGCACTAAAAAATAAAATCAAATACTATTGGCTCACGCTTTTGCTAACAGGACTGCCTGCCCTGCTCTTATTATGGCTTCGCAATATGCTGGTGGGCAATCAAATTTATAACTTCCTGCTTTGGAATTTATTTCTGGGCATCATACCGCTTGTCGTGATAAGTGCCGTAGCCTATGGGCAGGGCAAAATTGGGCGCGTCTTTTTTTGGTTCGGCATGGGGCTTTGGCTACTTTTCTACCCCAATGCGCCCTATATGATTACCGATTTGATACACATCAATTCAAGCAGTCCGATTGTGGTCTATGATGCACTCCTGATTTTTATTCTGGCAATGCTCTCCACTTTTGCAGGCTTTTATTCTTTAAGTGTTGCCTTAGATTTAATTCAGAGTAGAAGCGGTAAAAATAGTAAGGTTTTTTCTTGGATTGTCTTGCTTTTTTCAATTTTTATGAGTAGCTTGGGCATCTATTTGGGAAGGGTGTTGCGCCTCAACTCTTGGGACATCTTTTCCAAACCCATTCAAACATTTGTCCTTATCATAGACCATCTTTTTCCTATCTCAAAAAATCCGACTACTTATAGTATGATTTTTTTGTTTAGTTTCTTGCAAATTCTTTTGCTTTTATGGGCATCTGCGCCCCTTTTACAAAACTTTTTTGTGCAAGACGCTCAAAAAAGTTAG
- a CDS encoding propionyl-CoA synthetase, producing the protein MQSCSPKSPKNYQALYQKSLEAPIDFWQAEAEKIAWFQKPTQILTQNERGYYRWFADGKLNTCYLAADHHVAQGRGEEIALIYDSPVTETKQKFTYRQLRDEVAQLAGVLSALGVTKGDTVIIYMPMIPQTLFAMLACARLGAIHSVVFGGFAAHELAVRIDDAKPKLILSASCGIEVDRVIPYKPLLDKALAEASHKPKHTLIFQREGILNADLKAGYDLDWAELLEDAAPAECIAVASTDPLYIIYTSGTTGKPKGIVRDNGGHAVAMQHSLAGVYDSYQGDIFWAASDLGWAVGHSYIVYAPLIAGCTTILYEGKPVRTPDAGAFWRVMAEHQVKTFFTAPTAIRAIRKEDPEGLLIKQYDLSHLKAFFLAGERCDPATLEWLQEKLGIPVIDHWWQTESGSPMLANPLGLELFPIKVGSAGKPFSGYQVQILGEDGKALPPNQEGAVVVKLPLPPGALLTIWHDDARFEKSYFQRFEGYYLTGDGGFYDEEGYFYIMGRIDDVINVAGHRLSTGEMEEIVASHNAVAECAVIGIQDALKGQVPVGLVVLKDGTKISEKDLENQLVALVREKIGAVACFKRVAIVQRLPKTRSGKILRNVMRSIADGKPYSVPSTIDDPLILAEVSDKMRKEKMGEAFDAKPE; encoded by the coding sequence ATGCAGTCTTGCTCTCCCAAGTCCCCTAAAAACTATCAAGCTCTCTACCAAAAAAGCCTCGAAGCCCCTATTGACTTTTGGCAGGCAGAGGCAGAGAAAATTGCTTGGTTTCAAAAGCCGACTCAAATCCTGACACAAAACGAAAGAGGCTATTACCGTTGGTTTGCCGACGGCAAGCTCAATACCTGTTATTTAGCCGCCGACCACCACGTAGCGCAGGGCAGAGGCGAAGAAATCGCCCTAATTTACGATTCGCCCGTAACGGAGACGAAGCAAAAATTCACCTACCGTCAGCTTCGCGATGAAGTGGCACAACTGGCAGGAGTCTTGTCGGCATTGGGCGTAACCAAAGGCGATACGGTCATTATTTATATGCCCATGATTCCACAGACGCTTTTTGCGATGCTTGCCTGTGCGCGTTTGGGGGCGATACACTCGGTAGTTTTTGGCGGCTTTGCAGCCCATGAGTTGGCAGTTCGGATAGATGATGCCAAACCCAAGCTCATTTTATCGGCTTCTTGTGGAATAGAAGTGGATAGGGTCATTCCCTACAAGCCACTTTTAGACAAAGCCTTAGCCGAGGCAAGCCATAAGCCCAAACACACGCTTATTTTTCAGCGCGAAGGCATTTTAAACGCCGATTTAAAGGCGGGCTATGATTTAGATTGGGCAGAACTTTTAGAAGATGCTGCACCTGCCGAATGTATTGCCGTCGCTTCCACCGACCCACTTTATATCATTTATACCTCTGGCACAACGGGCAAGCCCAAAGGTATCGTGCGCGACAATGGCGGACACGCCGTTGCGATGCAGCACAGTTTAGCAGGAGTTTATGACAGTTATCAGGGCGACATCTTCTGGGCAGCCTCCGATTTGGGTTGGGCTGTGGGTCATTCCTATATCGTGTATGCGCCCCTGATTGCAGGCTGCACCACGATTTTATACGAAGGAAAACCCGTCCGCACGCCTGACGCAGGGGCTTTTTGGCGCGTCATGGCAGAGCATCAAGTCAAGACCTTTTTCACTGCCCCTACCGCCATTCGCGCCATTCGCAAAGAAGACCCCGAAGGCTTACTTATCAAGCAATACGACCTATCGCACCTAAAAGCCTTCTTTTTGGCAGGCGAAAGATGCGACCCCGCCACGCTGGAATGGTTACAAGAAAAATTGGGAATCCCCGTTATAGACCATTGGTGGCAGACCGAATCTGGCTCTCCCATGCTCGCCAATCCTTTGGGCTTAGAACTTTTCCCCATCAAAGTAGGCTCGGCAGGTAAGCCCTTTTCAGGCTATCAAGTACAAATTTTGGGCGAAGATGGAAAAGCACTCCCCCCCAATCAAGAGGGTGCGGTTGTGGTGAAATTGCCACTGCCCCCCGGTGCTTTGCTCACCATTTGGCATGATGATGCACGCTTCGAAAAATCTTACTTCCAACGCTTCGAGGGCTATTATCTCACAGGAGATGGCGGTTTTTATGATGAAGAAGGCTATTTTTATATCATGGGTAGGATAGATGATGTTATCAATGTGGCAGGACATCGCCTTTCAACAGGTGAGATGGAAGAAATTGTTGCCTCCCATAATGCCGTTGCCGAATGTGCCGTTATCGGAATCCAAGACGCACTCAAAGGGCAAGTGCCTGTTGGGTTAGTGGTTTTAAAAGATGGGACAAAAATTAGCGAAAAAGACTTAGAAAATCAGCTCGTAGCCTTAGTGCGCGAAAAAATCGGGGCAGTAGCCTGTTTCAAAAGAGTGGCGATTGTGCAGCGACTCCCCAAAACCCGTTCGGGTAAAATCTTGCGAAATGTGATGCGAAGTATCGCAGACGGCAAGCCCTATTCCGTTCCTTCTACCATTGACGACCCCCTTATTTTAGCCGAAGTTTCCGACAAAATGCGGAAGGAAAAGATGGGCGAAGCCTTCGATGCAAAGCCCGAATAG
- a CDS encoding tetratricopeptide repeat protein, with product MQKSVFYFAFVQSNLDNVLNENEKLHHSLERIRRKGAIQLENPPKMTKEILFNDFTQTQRNRLALFHFAGHANKETLDLFDGEFGGQSLASLIKNNQSNLHLVFLNGCATYGQVQGLLEGGVKVVIATHRSIEDKAALHFAEAFYHSLFAEKPATIAQAYQNACDKLKEFTAHSETITISPMRSAIKKSQIIDRKKEDFVQQWGIFTDDPKALEWTIEQVIKDEHKPILLTSPPFQPPFVLGRDSDLEAVHKRLFEGDNFLMLVNGQGGIGKTTFAAKYWAEYGNDYSHLAFLFVENGIANALLTLSRKLGLEFTTETQEEQMQKLIEAVSNLTKPCLLILDNANNEEDLNENIVWLRKCPNFHILLTSRLADFEYAQKYPIGTLSKEDALQMFKEHYKKMQESETPLFEEIYEAVGGNTLVLELLAKNLTNFNKLRQKYSLQMLKENLQKSLLELSHSKEVKTEYQAKGTGIRYETPEAIILAMYDLTDLQESEIVLLSVFAVLPAENIEFETLNNFLQDENLDDTLLSLAQKGWIEQNETAFKISPVVQEITRHKNQERLFADCEKMIDFLIDELDRDNIHKDNYKYATLYSRYAESVVNHFEPKFEIGNLCERIGNFYETVGNLSNALQFFDKCNQIFSILSSQNPNSENIKNALAISYSKLGETHSSLGDLAQALRFFEKYNQLKKELYEAYPSNVDFKNGLAISYSKLGETHSRLGDLAQALEFFEKDIELSKELYEAYPSNVGFKNALAISYSKLGETHSSLGDLAQALRFFEKRNQLGKELYESYPSNVDFKNGLAISYEKLGETHSSLGDLAQALEFFEKRNQLGKELSESYPSNVGFKEGLAISYEKLGQTHSSLGDLKKALDFYEKMNLLFKELYESYPSNVGFKNGLATAICWLGIIYSSLGNLEKALPYFEEYNKLSKDLYESYPSNVGFKNGLAISYSKLGETHSSLGNLQQALQFFEIETKLFEDLYEVYPSNVGFKNGLAISYSKLGEVQSSLGNLQQALQFFEIETQLFKELYESYPSNVGFKNGLAISYYKLYEIYLKMNKKAEAKRYLVQAVGLFEELKNAYPSYAQFTKFYGIAKNQLASLE from the coding sequence ATGCAAAAGTCTGTTTTTTACTTTGCCTTTGTCCAATCAAATTTGGATAACGTTTTAAATGAAAATGAGAAGCTGCACCATTCTTTGGAGCGCATACGCAGAAAGGGCGCAATCCAGTTGGAAAATCCGCCCAAAATGACAAAGGAAATACTTTTTAACGACTTCACCCAAACACAAAGAAACCGCCTCGCGCTCTTTCATTTTGCAGGACACGCCAATAAGGAAACCTTAGACCTTTTTGATGGAGAATTTGGGGGGCAGTCCTTAGCAAGCCTCATAAAAAATAATCAGTCGAATCTGCATTTGGTCTTTTTAAATGGTTGTGCTACTTATGGGCAGGTGCAGGGTTTGCTCGAAGGGGGCGTAAAGGTCGTGATTGCGACGCATAGAAGCATCGAGGACAAGGCAGCACTGCATTTTGCGGAGGCTTTTTATCATTCTCTTTTTGCAGAAAAGCCCGCTACCATTGCGCAAGCCTACCAAAATGCCTGCGACAAACTGAAAGAATTTACCGCACATTCCGAAACTATAACTATTTCGCCTATGCGAAGTGCTATCAAAAAATCGCAAATCATCGACCGAAAAAAAGAGGATTTTGTCCAACAGTGGGGCATTTTTACAGACGACCCCAAAGCCCTCGAATGGACGATTGAGCAGGTTATCAAAGACGAACACAAGCCTATTTTGCTCACCTCGCCGCCTTTTCAACCCCCTTTTGTTTTGGGAAGGGATAGCGATTTAGAAGCCGTACACAAACGCCTTTTTGAGGGCGACAATTTTTTGATGCTCGTCAATGGGCAGGGCGGAATCGGAAAAACTACTTTTGCTGCCAAATATTGGGCAGAATACGGAAATGACTATTCGCATTTGGCGTTTTTGTTTGTAGAAAATGGTATCGCCAACGCTCTTCTAACTCTTAGCAGGAAGCTGGGATTGGAATTTACGACTGAAACGCAGGAAGAGCAAATGCAAAAATTGATAGAAGCCGTTTCTAATCTGACCAAACCCTGCCTTTTGATTTTGGACAATGCCAACAACGAAGAAGATTTGAATGAAAATATTGTTTGGCTGCGAAAATGCCCTAATTTTCATATCTTGCTCACCTCGCGTTTGGCAGATTTTGAGTATGCCCAAAAATACCCCATTGGCACTTTGAGCAAAGAAGATGCCCTGCAAATGTTTAAAGAACATTACAAAAAAATGCAGGAAAGCGAAACGCCTCTTTTCGAAGAAATTTATGAGGCAGTAGGTGGAAATACGTTAGTTTTGGAACTTTTGGCAAAAAACCTAACGAATTTTAATAAACTCCGCCAAAAATATAGCCTGCAAATGCTCAAAGAAAACTTGCAAAAGAGCCTTTTAGAACTTTCGCATAGCAAGGAGGTAAAAACCGAATACCAAGCCAAAGGCACAGGCATACGCTACGAAACCCCCGAAGCCATTATTTTGGCAATGTACGACCTGACCGACTTACAAGAAAGCGAAATTGTTTTGCTTTCTGTTTTTGCCGTTTTACCTGCCGAAAATATTGAGTTTGAAACACTTAACAACTTTTTACAAGATGAAAATTTAGACGATACCCTGCTTTCGCTTGCCCAAAAAGGCTGGATAGAACAAAACGAAACGGCTTTTAAGATAAGCCCCGTAGTACAAGAAATAACCCGCCACAAAAACCAAGAACGTCTTTTTGCCGATTGTGAAAAGATGATTGATTTTTTGATTGATGAACTGGATAGGGACAATATCCACAAAGATAACTACAAATATGCTACGCTTTATAGCCGCTATGCCGAAAGTGTGGTGAATCATTTTGAACCCAAATTTGAAATAGGGAATTTGTGCGAAAGGATTGGTAATTTTTATGAAACAGTAGGTAATTTGTCTAATGCCTTGCAGTTTTTCGATAAGTGCAATCAAATTTTTTCTATTTTATCTTCCCAAAATCCGAACTCTGAAAATATCAAAAATGCGTTGGCGATTTCCTACTCCAAATTAGGGGAAACGCATAGCAGTTTGGGGGATTTAGCGCAGGCTTTACGCTTTTTTGAAAAATACAATCAATTAAAAAAAGAACTTTATGAAGCCTATCCTTCCAACGTGGACTTTAAAAATGGACTGGCGATTTCCTACTCCAAATTAGGGGAAACGCATAGCCGTTTGGGGGATTTAGCGCAGGCTTTAGAGTTTTTTGAAAAAGATATAGAGTTATCAAAAGAACTTTATGAAGCCTATCCTTCCAACGTGGGCTTTAAAAATGCGTTGGCGATTTCCTACTCCAAATTAGGGGAAACGCATAGCAGTTTGGGGGATTTAGCGCAGGCTTTACGCTTTTTTGAAAAACGAAATCAATTAGGAAAAGAACTTTATGAGTCCTATCCTTCCAACGTGGACTTTAAAAATGGACTGGCGATTTCCTACGAAAAATTAGGGGAAACGCATAGCAGTTTGGGGGATTTAGCGCAGGCGTTAGAGTTTTTTGAAAAACGAAATCAATTAGGAAAAGAACTTTCTGAATCCTATCCTTCCAACGTGGGCTTTAAAGAAGGACTGGCGATTTCCTACGAAAAATTAGGGCAAACGCATAGCAGTTTGGGAGATTTAAAGAAAGCATTAGACTTTTATGAAAAAATGAATCTTTTATTCAAAGAACTTTATGAGTCCTATCCTTCCAACGTGGGCTTTAAAAATGGACTGGCAACTGCAATTTGTTGGCTTGGAATCATTTATTCATCGTTAGGAAATTTAGAAAAAGCGTTACCTTATTTTGAGGAATACAACAAATTATCAAAAGACCTTTATGAATCCTATCCTTCCAACGTGGGCTTTAAAAATGGACTGGCGATTTCCTACTCCAAATTAGGGGAAACGCATAGTAGTTTGGGCAATTTACAGCAGGCTTTACAGTTTTTTGAAATAGAAACCAAGTTATTTGAAGACCTTTATGAAGTCTATCCTTCCAACGTGGGCTTTAAAAATGGACTGGCGATTTCCTACTCTAAATTAGGGGAGGTGCAGTCGAGTTTGGGCAATTTACAGCAGGCTTTACAGTTTTTTGAAATAGAAACCCAATTATTCAAAGAACTTTATGAATCCTATCCTTCCAACGTGGGATTTAAAAATGGACTGGCGATTTCGTATTATAAATTGTATGAGATTTATTTGAAAATGAACAAAAAAGCGGAAGCCAAACGATATTTGGTGCAGGCGGTCGGGCTTTTTGAAGAATTGAAAAATGCTTATCCCTCTTATGCTCAATTTACGAAGTTTTATGGGATTGCGAAAAATCAGTTAGCCTCCTTAGAATAG
- a CDS encoding vWA domain-containing protein, which yields MSLYRYKKFCLLFVVFFSIMGKNALLQAQKEEIPQTTRILFVLDASGSMNTDWDGSTRMEIARQILSELIDSVAQLPYTEVGLRVYGHQFYPNQKNCQDTKLEVPIKAKTHNQIRQKLYEITAKGTTPIAYSLEQATKDFAADTRNTRNIIILITDGIEACNGDPCAISRGLQEKNIFLRPFVVGMGIELKYLEAFACMGRFLNAQNGRQFKNALSEVMQQTLGKTTVSVELLDDKGQLREKDVNVAFFNASTGRNAYNIVHFRDKAGKTDLLKIDPVPTYDIIVYTTPPVVKKGVEIIGGRHNAIKIAAPQGIIQINQKGATDYSREHAAIIRQKGKSETLLVQKVNEPERLLVGKYEVEVLTRPRLVFKEVEIAQGKTTKIDIPSPGMLTILNKLAGFASIYVLKSDGSEEWLCNLQENNITQMTLALQPGRYKFVYRAAEAADSSFSKTVVFDITSGGNFNINVFKL from the coding sequence ATGAGCCTCTACCGATACAAAAAATTCTGCCTACTCTTTGTCGTTTTTTTCTCGATAATGGGAAAAAATGCCCTCTTGCAGGCGCAAAAGGAGGAAATTCCACAAACGACGCGCATCTTGTTTGTCTTAGATGCCAGCGGAAGCATGAACACCGATTGGGACGGAAGCACGCGCATGGAAATTGCCCGACAAATCTTATCCGAACTCATCGATTCGGTGGCACAACTGCCTTATACCGAAGTAGGGCTGCGCGTGTATGGGCATCAATTCTACCCTAACCAGAAAAATTGCCAAGATACCAAGCTCGAAGTGCCTATTAAAGCCAAAACGCACAATCAAATCCGCCAAAAGCTATACGAAATTACCGCCAAAGGCACTACGCCCATTGCCTACTCTTTGGAACAAGCAACGAAGGATTTTGCCGCTGATACGCGCAATACGCGCAATATCATCATTCTGATTACAGATGGAATTGAAGCCTGCAATGGCGACCCCTGTGCTATTTCGCGTGGCTTGCAGGAAAAAAATATCTTCTTGCGTCCTTTTGTTGTGGGCATGGGAATAGAACTGAAATATTTGGAGGCTTTTGCTTGTATGGGGCGTTTTCTCAATGCTCAAAATGGGCGGCAGTTCAAAAATGCCCTTAGCGAGGTCATGCAGCAAACTTTGGGCAAGACCACCGTCAGCGTCGAGCTTTTAGACGACAAAGGGCAGTTGCGCGAAAAAGACGTAAATGTTGCCTTTTTCAATGCCAGCACAGGCAGAAACGCCTATAATATCGTGCATTTTCGCGATAAGGCAGGCAAAACCGACTTGCTCAAAATAGACCCTGTCCCTACTTACGACATCATTGTCTATACCACTCCCCCTGTCGTAAAAAAAGGCGTAGAAATTATCGGCGGCAGGCACAACGCCATCAAAATTGCAGCACCGCAAGGCATCATACAAATCAATCAGAAGGGCGCGACCGACTATTCACGCGAGCATGCGGCTATTATTAGACAAAAAGGCAAGTCTGAAACCCTTTTGGTACAAAAAGTAAATGAACCTGAACGCCTTTTGGTAGGAAAATACGAAGTAGAGGTGCTGACCCGTCCGCGCCTTGTTTTCAAAGAGGTAGAAATTGCGCAAGGAAAGACCACCAAAATAGACATTCCTTCGCCCGGTATGCTTACCATCTTGAACAAATTGGCAGGCTTTGCCAGCATTTATGTCTTGAAGTCAGATGGCAGCGAGGAGTGGCTCTGCAATCTTCAAGAAAATAACATTACCCAGATGACTTTGGCTTTGCAGCCCGGACGCTACAAATTTGTGTATCGCGCAGCAGAAGCGGCGGATAGCTCTTTTTCAAAAACGGTTGTTTTCGACATCACTTCGGGCGGAAATTTCAATATCAACGTCTTTAAATTGTAG
- a CDS encoding PAS domain-containing sensor histidine kinase: MPSHNKIQDLENKFAHLQAELFQALKNLKAELEASNLEVGAVNRRLELVVEGVDFGIWEWQAEDKHNLYLSDYCCKMLQIEREEAKPTFLQIKSLLFPKDKERLKILAERHIRYDEKMQMDLRIKVGTIYKWFRVHGKCEKDAQGQPLRMAGSISDIDAEKSDQIEKQQLYDELMATNEELSAMNETFAEINEKLRLANEVITQQAEDLVRQTEGRLQTILETLADSIWTLDLKTGQLQFLNSAIESITGYKRDFLEKNIRFDTHSNALNLQEKSLLSFAQIVHERDRESVLAALQLSAASPASDVTFRIFRKNGKIAWLWLQTWLVLSEAGEAVQVSGMISDITAQKEAELARILSEESFRQTMEKMRLICIGLDTEGKVNFVNDFALERLGYLRKEVMGSSWFDVFLPEKERERVKAGFFEKIRHNRTMEYNAENSILTKRGRIRVIAWNNTTLRDTQGKIIGTISIGQDVSEQRQAENEKKEAIQQLIQQNNNLRDFSYITSHNLRAPVARILGLTSVLNEEEIKDEWNKTVVGHLKTSAQSLDEVIKDLSKILEVRTKIDEKRERVRFSSIFQQTVENLRDHILKHQVELFTDFSQIDDFFAVKSYIQSIFFNLISNAIKYKSEALPIISIWTEQKDQKMRLYFQDNGVGIDLKTYKDKIFTLYQRFHLHIEGKGIGLYLVKTQVEALGGKIDIESEVGKGTTFKITFPLY, translated from the coding sequence ATGCCTTCTCACAATAAAATTCAAGACTTGGAAAATAAATTTGCCCACTTGCAAGCCGAACTTTTCCAAGCCCTCAAAAATTTGAAAGCCGAGCTGGAGGCTTCTAATCTGGAAGTAGGAGCGGTAAATCGCCGTCTGGAATTGGTGGTGGAAGGTGTGGATTTTGGTATATGGGAATGGCAGGCAGAGGATAAGCACAATTTATACCTTTCCGATTATTGCTGCAAAATGCTGCAAATAGAGCGCGAAGAAGCCAAGCCCACCTTTTTGCAAATCAAATCGCTGCTTTTTCCCAAAGACAAAGAAAGGCTCAAAATATTGGCAGAAAGGCATATTCGCTATGACGAAAAAATGCAAATGGATTTGAGAATCAAAGTAGGAACAATCTACAAATGGTTTCGCGTGCATGGCAAATGCGAAAAAGACGCACAAGGGCAGCCCTTGCGCATGGCAGGTTCTATCTCTGATATTGATGCCGAAAAAAGCGACCAAATAGAAAAGCAGCAACTCTACGACGAGCTTATGGCGACCAATGAAGAACTTTCGGCTATGAATGAAACCTTTGCCGAGATAAACGAAAAATTGCGCCTCGCCAATGAGGTCATCACCCAACAGGCAGAGGATTTGGTGCGCCAAACCGAAGGCAGGCTGCAAACCATTTTAGAAACCCTTGCCGATAGCATCTGGACATTAGACCTCAAAACGGGGCAGCTACAATTTCTCAACTCCGCCATAGAAAGCATTACGGGCTATAAGCGCGATTTTTTAGAAAAAAATATACGCTTCGATACACACTCCAACGCGCTTAATTTGCAGGAAAAAAGTCTGCTCTCTTTTGCCCAAATCGTTCATGAAAGAGATAGGGAAAGTGTGTTGGCTGCCCTACAACTTTCGGCGGCTTCGCCTGCCTCTGATGTTACTTTTCGCATCTTTCGCAAAAATGGAAAAATCGCATGGCTTTGGCTGCAAACTTGGTTAGTGCTTTCCGAAGCGGGCGAGGCAGTGCAGGTTAGTGGTATGATTAGCGACATTACGGCACAAAAAGAGGCAGAATTGGCGCGTATTTTATCCGAAGAAAGTTTCCGCCAGACGATGGAAAAGATGCGTTTGATTTGTATTGGGTTAGATACAGAGGGGAAAGTTAATTTTGTAAATGATTTTGCCTTAGAAAGATTAGGCTATTTGCGAAAAGAAGTAATGGGCAGCAGTTGGTTTGATGTTTTTTTGCCAGAGAAGGAGAGAGAGCGTGTAAAGGCTGGTTTTTTTGAAAAAATAAGACACAACCGCACAATGGAATACAACGCCGAAAATTCTATCCTCACCAAAAGAGGTAGAATCCGCGTGATTGCGTGGAACAACACCACTTTGCGCGACACACAAGGTAAAATTATCGGCACTATCAGTATCGGACAGGACGTAAGTGAGCAGCGGCAAGCCGAAAATGAAAAAAAGGAAGCTATCCAACAGCTTATCCAACAAAACAACAACTTACGCGATTTTTCCTATATCACTTCTCACAACCTACGCGCACCTGTGGCGCGAATCTTGGGGCTTACTTCGGTCTTGAATGAGGAGGAAATCAAAGACGAATGGAACAAAACGGTAGTGGGGCATCTCAAAACTTCGGCGCAGAGTTTAGATGAAGTGATTAAAGACCTCTCTAAAATTTTGGAGGTACGCACAAAAATAGACGAAAAGCGCGAGCGTGTCCGTTTTTCCTCCATTTTCCAACAAACAGTAGAAAATTTGCGCGACCATATTCTCAAACATCAGGTAGAACTTTTTACAGACTTTTCGCAAATAGATGATTTTTTTGCCGTAAAAAGTTACATTCAAAGTATTTTCTTTAATCTTATTTCCAATGCCATCAAATACAAGAGTGAGGCTCTGCCTATCATTAGCATCTGGACGGAGCAAAAAGACCAAAAAATGCGCCTCTACTTTCAAGACAACGGCGTGGGCATTGATTTGAAGACCTACAAAGACAAAATCTTTACCCTCTATCAGCGTTTTCACCTTCACATCGAGGGAAAAGGTATCGGGCTTTACTTGGTAAAAACACAGGTAGAAGCCTTAGGCGGTAAAATTGATATAGAGAGCGAAGTAGGAAAAGGAACGACTTTCAAAATTACTTTTCCGCTCTATTAG
- a CDS encoding SDR family oxidoreductase, translating into MNTTLQNSVVLVTGGAGFIGSNLCEKFLSQNNQVICLDNFLTGKRENIADFLTHPNFKLIEGDIRQLETCLAATEGVEVVLHQAALGSVPRSIENPILTNDINISGMLNMLWAAKENKVRRFVYAASSSTYGDSEKLPKVEENIGKPLSPYAITKYVNELYAQNFAALYGLEVVGLRYFNVFGRRQDPAGAYAAVIPKFIMLLMQKKQPTINGKGDYSRDFTYIDNVLQINELAAQTQNPQALNTVYNVACGGRTSLLEMYQILRHYLAQYDSQIATLDPIFAPYRKGDIPHSQASIEKAVQYLGYRPTHNFEAGVRAAIDWYWHHL; encoded by the coding sequence ATGAATACAACACTTCAAAATAGCGTCGTGCTGGTTACAGGCGGTGCTGGTTTTATTGGTTCTAATTTGTGTGAAAAATTTTTAAGCCAAAATAATCAAGTGATTTGCTTGGATAATTTCCTAACGGGCAAAAGGGAAAATATTGCAGACTTTTTAACGCACCCCAATTTCAAGCTCATCGAAGGCGATATTCGGCAGCTCGAAACCTGCTTGGCTGCCACCGAAGGCGTAGAGGTAGTCTTGCATCAGGCAGCTTTGGGGAGCGTGCCGCGCTCGATAGAAAATCCTATCCTAACCAACGACATCAATATTTCGGGCATGCTCAATATGCTTTGGGCGGCAAAAGAAAACAAGGTGCGCCGTTTTGTCTATGCTGCCAGTTCTTCTACTTACGGCGACTCGGAAAAACTGCCCAAAGTAGAAGAAAACATAGGAAAACCGCTTTCGCCCTATGCCATCACCAAATACGTCAATGAACTGTATGCGCAAAATTTTGCAGCCTTATATGGCTTAGAGGTAGTGGGATTGCGATATTTTAATGTTTTCGGACGCAGACAAGACCCCGCAGGCGCGTATGCCGCCGTCATTCCGAAATTTATTATGCTTTTGATGCAAAAAAAACAACCAACCATCAATGGAAAAGGCGATTATTCCCGCGATTTTACGTATATTGACAACGTTTTGCAAATCAATGAATTAGCCGCCCAAACCCAAAATCCGCAGGCACTCAACACAGTCTATAACGTCGCCTGTGGAGGGCGCACTTCACTTTTAGAAATGTACCAAATTTTACGACATTATTTAGCACAATACGACTCTCAAATTGCGACCCTCGACCCTATCTTTGCGCCTTACCGGAAGGGCGATATTCCTCATTCGCAGGCAAGTATAGAAAAGGCGGTGCAGTATTTGGGCTACCGTCCTACCCACAATTTCGAGGCAGGGGTGCGGGCAGCGATAGATTGGTATTGGCATCATTTATAG